From the Limosilactobacillus panis genome, one window contains:
- a CDS encoding alpha/beta hydrolase: MKKFSLITILTIILTFCCLTVSRRAMAIQHYRQSTVPAIFIHGWGSSARAEDKMARAAQRAGVTKTIIRANVDRQGKVSFDRSLPKGAVNPIVEVNLADNKLSHYQDNYTAGYHHGGTYVKNVVNALEKRGNYPAFNFVGHSMGNLEIANYINDNAGHLPKINHLVAIAGHYNGLVGQSTAESAVSQEGKPTRENSCFKALRSLRQNFPRNTRVLNIYGNLDNGSNSDGDVPVNSAKSLKYLVANRAKSYQELELHGKSAQHSRLHNNNHQVDQALINFLWAK, from the coding sequence TTGAAAAAATTCTCCCTAATTACAATATTAACCATCATTTTAACTTTCTGTTGCCTTACCGTTTCGCGCCGGGCAATGGCCATCCAGCACTACCGGCAGTCAACCGTGCCAGCCATCTTCATCCACGGCTGGGGCTCCAGTGCCCGGGCAGAAGACAAGATGGCCCGGGCTGCCCAACGTGCCGGCGTGACCAAGACGATTATCCGTGCCAACGTCGACCGCCAGGGAAAGGTGTCGTTTGACCGAAGCCTCCCCAAGGGGGCAGTCAACCCCATCGTGGAGGTCAACCTCGCTGATAATAAGCTTAGCCACTACCAGGACAACTACACGGCCGGTTACCACCACGGCGGCACCTACGTCAAGAACGTGGTTAACGCCTTAGAAAAACGCGGTAACTACCCGGCATTTAACTTTGTGGGGCACTCGATGGGTAACCTAGAGATTGCCAACTACATCAATGACAATGCCGGTCACCTGCCGAAGATCAACCACCTGGTTGCTATTGCTGGCCACTATAATGGACTGGTCGGACAATCGACAGCCGAAAGTGCGGTTAGCCAGGAGGGTAAGCCAACGCGGGAGAACTCCTGCTTCAAGGCCCTCCGTTCTCTCCGGCAAAACTTCCCCCGCAATACCCGGGTGTTAAACATCTACGGTAACCTTGACAACGGCTCTAACTCCGACGGTGACGTCCCCGTTAACTCGGCAAAGTCGTTGAAGTACCTGGTTGCTAATCGGGCAAAATCTTACCAGGAGCTTGAGCTGCACGGCAAAAGTGCCCAGCACAGCCGGCTTCACAACAATAACCACCAGGTTGACCAGGCGTTGATCAACTTTCTGTGGGCAAAATAG
- a CDS encoding DapH/DapD/GlmU-related protein — MTTNMKATSPKIAQVVATNQPLVQALNTGVHTNQEVRQVVAKITGQAIDPSVEIRLPFYTDFGRHLQIGKNVFINIGVTFTDLGGIQPADRVLIGPNATLVSVNHPLDPADRRNLELKPIKVGTNAWIGANATILPGVTIGENAVVAAGAIVTKDVPANTVVAGVPAKVIKKIKED; from the coding sequence ATGACAACTAACATGAAAGCCACAAGCCCAAAAATTGCCCAGGTGGTCGCCACTAACCAGCCCCTCGTTCAGGCGCTCAACACTGGTGTCCACACCAACCAAGAGGTTCGCCAGGTCGTTGCGAAAATCACGGGGCAGGCAATTGACCCGTCCGTTGAAATTCGCCTGCCCTTTTATACCGACTTTGGACGCCACCTTCAAATTGGGAAAAACGTCTTTATCAATATCGGCGTCACCTTCACAGACCTTGGCGGCATCCAACCAGCAGACCGGGTCCTGATTGGCCCCAACGCCACTCTTGTCTCCGTCAACCACCCCCTCGACCCGGCCGACCGTCGCAACCTTGAGCTCAAGCCAATCAAGGTGGGCACTAACGCCTGGATTGGGGCCAACGCCACCATCTTACCAGGAGTAACCATCGGCGAAAACGCGGTTGTTGCGGCTGGGGCCATCGTCACTAAGGACGTCCCAGCTAACACTGTCGTTGCCGGCGTCCCCGCAAAAGTCATTAAGAAAATAAAGGAGGACTAA
- a CDS encoding alpha/beta hydrolase: MSLRYITKLNENVHRDHVSFLNRYGIKIAVDLYSPKKRTAGKYPALIVGAPYGGVKKQGPAVYANELAQRGFVVLTFDQVFMGESGGWPRHVSSPELFAESFSASVDYLGVQVPFVDRDKIGVIGICGSAGFALSAASVDPRIKAVVTASMYDITDIRGMMKPSKDQLDKMKTQLANQRWADFANGQPEYKPSFPDHPYPSVDELPKMGPINNEWFRFYAVSRGFHPNARAGFTTTSNLTMMQFSALNYIDEISPRPILFIFGDRAHSRSFSERAYNLAKGPKEKYIVDDCEHIDLYDQVNKIPFTKIQSFFTDHLN; this comes from the coding sequence ATGTCATTACGATACATTACCAAACTTAACGAAAACGTCCACCGCGACCACGTCAGCTTTTTAAATCGCTACGGGATCAAGATTGCGGTTGACCTTTACTCCCCAAAGAAACGGACAGCAGGAAAGTACCCGGCTTTAATCGTGGGTGCACCCTACGGTGGGGTAAAGAAACAGGGCCCGGCCGTCTACGCCAACGAGCTCGCCCAGCGAGGCTTTGTGGTCCTGACCTTTGACCAGGTCTTCATGGGTGAATCCGGTGGTTGGCCACGCCACGTGTCATCCCCAGAGCTTTTTGCCGAATCATTTAGTGCTAGCGTTGACTATCTCGGGGTCCAGGTGCCCTTTGTGGACCGGGATAAAATTGGTGTGATTGGTATCTGCGGCTCTGCCGGCTTTGCCCTTTCCGCCGCTTCCGTTGATCCCCGGATCAAGGCGGTGGTTACCGCCTCAATGTACGACATCACGGATATCCGCGGCATGATGAAGCCCAGCAAGGACCAATTAGATAAGATGAAGACCCAGTTGGCTAACCAGCGGTGGGCGGACTTTGCCAATGGGCAGCCGGAATACAAGCCGTCATTCCCTGACCACCCCTACCCGTCGGTTGATGAGCTCCCGAAGATGGGCCCCATCAATAATGAGTGGTTCCGCTTCTACGCTGTTTCCCGGGGCTTCCACCCCAATGCCCGGGCCGGTTTTACCACCACTTCTAACCTGACGATGATGCAGTTCTCCGCCCTCAACTACATTGATGAGATTTCCCCGCGGCCAATCCTGTTTATCTTTGGTGACCGGGCCCATTCCCGTTCTTTCTCCGAACGGGCATATAATTTAGCCAAGGGACCAAAGGAAAAGTACATTGTTGACGACTGTGAACACATTGACCTGTACGACCAAGTTAATAAGATTCCGTTTACCAAGATCCAAAGCTTTTTCACTGACCACCTTAACTAA